Proteins from one Arthrobacter sp. Soc17.1.1.1 genomic window:
- a CDS encoding class I SAM-dependent methyltransferase, with product MERVSPFSVDLLRRRPDVEAPELVAVDAADRLLLDTAADRLRAGGAIATVNDAYGALTLGAADLSGVAVRAFQDGVVNERALALNAAEQGLQGTYRSFPLTAGLLDAVTTVLLRLPRSLDELDELAGVIAQHAAPDVQVLAAGRVKHMSLSMNAVLARHFTDVSAGLARQKSRVLVASGPRPGAESPFPRSARHDVGLGAPLELRAHGATFGGAALDPGTQLLLPHLRGPVSPEGGEVIDLGCGNGAISAYLALAHPHLRVHATDQSASATASTLATAEANGVADRIRVSRDDALSALPDASAGAIVLNPPFHIGSTVHAGIAHRLFDACARVLAPGGELWTVWNSHLRYRPVLERLIGPTRQLDRSPRFTVTVSTRR from the coding sequence ATGGAGAGGGTGAGCCCGTTCAGTGTCGACCTCCTCCGCCGCCGTCCCGACGTGGAGGCGCCGGAACTGGTCGCCGTCGATGCCGCCGACCGCCTGCTCCTCGACACGGCCGCGGACCGTCTCCGTGCGGGGGGCGCCATCGCGACCGTCAACGATGCCTACGGCGCCCTCACGCTCGGCGCGGCGGATCTGTCCGGGGTCGCCGTCCGTGCGTTCCAGGACGGTGTGGTGAACGAACGGGCCCTGGCCCTGAACGCGGCGGAGCAGGGACTGCAGGGCACCTACCGGTCCTTCCCGCTCACGGCCGGCCTGCTGGACGCCGTGACCACCGTGCTCCTGCGGCTGCCCCGATCCCTCGACGAGCTCGACGAGCTCGCAGGGGTCATCGCACAGCACGCCGCACCGGACGTCCAGGTGCTCGCCGCGGGACGGGTCAAGCACATGTCCCTCTCGATGAACGCCGTACTCGCCCGCCACTTCACCGACGTCTCCGCGGGGCTCGCCCGCCAGAAGTCGCGGGTCCTCGTCGCATCGGGACCGCGCCCCGGTGCCGAGTCCCCCTTCCCCCGCAGCGCCAGGCACGACGTCGGGCTCGGCGCGCCGCTGGAACTCCGCGCCCACGGGGCGACCTTCGGCGGCGCCGCCCTCGACCCGGGGACGCAGCTGCTGCTCCCCCACCTGCGTGGACCGGTATCCCCGGAGGGGGGCGAGGTGATCGATCTCGGCTGCGGGAACGGCGCCATCTCCGCCTACCTCGCACTGGCCCATCCGCACCTCCGGGTCCACGCGACGGACCAGTCGGCGTCCGCCACCGCCTCCACGCTCGCCACGGCGGAGGCGAACGGGGTGGCTGATCGGATCAGGGTGAGCCGGGACGACGCGCTGTCCGCTCTCCCCGATGCTTCCGCGGGCGCTATCGTCCTCAACCCGCCGTTCCACATCGGCAGCACCGTCCATGCCGGCATCGCCCATCGGCTCTTCGACGCCTGCGCCCGCGTGCTGGCCCCGGGAGGTGAGCTGTGGACGGTGTGGAACAGCCACCTCCGCTATCGGCCCGTCCTCGAGCGCCTCATCGGCCCCACCCGCCAGCTCGACCGCTCCCCGCGCTTCACCGTCACGGTGTCGACGCGCCGCTGA
- a CDS encoding GAF and ANTAR domain-containing protein, giving the protein MTSPMEDLTFVFARLKGLLLTEQTASRAVEDLAEAIKKSVPGSLGAGVSLLDAQGRRRSTGFTDQVVAEADALQYEHGQGPCLTAWAAEVTVQIDDVHADDRWPLWRDAVRHLPLRSTLSTPLIHDGRSIGALKVYSPLPSAFSPQDRKQLELLASPAATLLGNVQADSSAAAVGRALRDAIATRDLVSTARGILMERHGIDNDAAMRRMLSQASATRVDLRTVALSVIDGTAGSPS; this is encoded by the coding sequence GTGACATCACCGATGGAAGACCTGACGTTCGTCTTCGCCCGGCTCAAGGGCCTGTTGCTGACGGAGCAGACGGCGTCGCGCGCGGTCGAGGACCTCGCCGAAGCCATCAAGAAGTCGGTCCCCGGCTCGCTCGGAGCGGGCGTCTCCCTGCTGGACGCGCAGGGCCGACGGCGCAGCACCGGCTTCACCGACCAGGTCGTCGCCGAAGCCGATGCGCTGCAGTACGAACACGGTCAGGGCCCGTGCCTCACCGCCTGGGCCGCGGAGGTCACGGTGCAGATCGACGACGTCCACGCGGACGACCGCTGGCCCCTGTGGCGCGATGCCGTCCGTCACCTCCCGCTGCGGTCGACCCTCAGCACCCCGCTGATCCATGACGGCAGGAGCATCGGCGCACTCAAGGTCTACTCGCCCCTCCCGTCCGCCTTCTCCCCGCAGGACCGCAAGCAGCTCGAGCTCCTCGCATCCCCCGCCGCGACCCTGCTCGGCAACGTCCAGGCGGACAGCTCGGCGGCGGCGGTGGGCCGGGCGCTGCGGGATGCCATCGCGACCCGCGATCTCGTCTCCACGGCCCGCGGCATCCTCATGGAACGGCATGGGATCGACAACGACGCCGCGATGCGCCGGATGCTCTCGCAGGCGTCGGCCACCAGGGTGGATCTGCGGACCGTAGCCCTCTCCGTGATCGACGGCACCGCCGGCAGCCCCAGCTAA
- a CDS encoding RecQ family ATP-dependent DNA helicase — protein sequence MTITLHDLQSTAATTFGWDDLRPGQERAMKEVLEGRSILCVMPTGSGKSAIYQVPAMALPGAAVVISPLIALQHDQAESINESAGSTRAFVINSAVSKAELDAAWEAAADDDEATRAKFLFLAPEQITRDDVAARLKALDVSLVVVDEAHCVASWGHDFRPDYLQLGHLLRELRAPVVALTATASHPVQAEIVERLHLADPAVIVEGFDRPNLSLEVVQHVEAGDKERAVRDQVLDLDGPGLVYVATKKSADALASDLQERGRRADVYHAGRLKKERQAVHEGFLDGSIDIVVATTAFGMGIDKPDVRFVLHADIPDSLDSYYQEIGRGGRDGLPSKAVLHYRPEDLSLRRFFAAKSVNRTQLRELFALLSSQGKPVKTKKLKELSGLPPRKLAGLLNLLEAAGAVTDGVKGYRARKMSAADAVEAAVTQAENRERIDRSRVEMARRYAETRGCRRQFLLSYFGEELPEPCGNCDTCRRQESAGIQQPGDAAPDADVPFAVDTLVEHPEWGRGTVMGYEDGIITVLFDSVGYKTLSTGLVEEKQLLAAVPPAG from the coding sequence GTGACCATCACCCTGCACGACCTGCAATCGACCGCCGCCACCACGTTCGGTTGGGACGATCTGCGCCCCGGCCAGGAGCGCGCCATGAAGGAGGTGCTGGAGGGCCGGAGCATCCTCTGCGTCATGCCGACCGGCTCCGGCAAGTCCGCCATCTACCAGGTGCCCGCGATGGCACTGCCCGGTGCGGCCGTCGTCATCTCACCGCTGATCGCCCTGCAGCACGACCAGGCGGAGTCGATCAACGAGAGCGCAGGCTCCACCCGCGCGTTCGTCATCAACTCCGCGGTGAGCAAGGCCGAGCTCGACGCTGCGTGGGAGGCGGCAGCCGACGACGACGAGGCGACGCGGGCGAAGTTCCTCTTCCTCGCGCCCGAGCAGATCACCCGCGACGACGTGGCCGCGCGCCTGAAGGCACTCGACGTGTCACTGGTGGTCGTCGACGAGGCGCACTGCGTCGCGTCCTGGGGACACGACTTCCGGCCCGACTACCTGCAGCTGGGCCACCTTCTCCGGGAGCTGCGGGCACCCGTGGTCGCCCTCACCGCGACGGCGTCCCATCCCGTGCAGGCGGAGATCGTGGAGCGGCTCCACCTGGCCGATCCCGCCGTGATCGTGGAGGGCTTCGACCGCCCCAACCTCTCCCTCGAGGTGGTGCAGCACGTGGAGGCCGGCGACAAGGAACGCGCCGTACGCGACCAGGTCCTCGATCTGGACGGGCCCGGCCTGGTGTACGTCGCGACGAAGAAGTCCGCCGACGCGCTGGCCTCCGATCTGCAGGAGCGCGGGCGCCGCGCCGACGTCTATCACGCCGGCCGGCTCAAGAAGGAGCGCCAGGCGGTGCACGAGGGCTTCCTCGACGGGTCGATCGACATCGTCGTCGCGACCACCGCCTTCGGGATGGGCATCGACAAGCCGGACGTACGCTTCGTCCTCCACGCCGACATTCCGGATTCCCTCGACAGCTACTACCAGGAGATCGGCCGCGGAGGACGCGACGGTCTCCCCTCGAAGGCCGTCCTGCACTACCGGCCGGAGGATCTGTCCCTCCGCCGGTTCTTCGCGGCGAAGTCCGTGAACCGCACCCAGCTGAGGGAGCTGTTCGCCCTCCTCTCCTCGCAGGGCAAACCCGTGAAGACGAAGAAGCTGAAGGAGCTCTCCGGGCTCCCGCCGCGGAAGCTGGCGGGCCTGCTCAATCTCCTCGAGGCCGCCGGCGCCGTCACGGACGGCGTCAAGGGGTACCGGGCCCGGAAGATGTCCGCGGCCGACGCCGTGGAGGCGGCGGTGACGCAGGCCGAGAACCGTGAGCGCATCGATCGGTCCCGCGTCGAGATGGCGCGCCGCTACGCGGAGACGCGGGGCTGCCGGCGCCAGTTCCTGCTGTCCTACTTCGGGGAGGAGCTGCCGGAGCCCTGCGGCAACTGCGACACCTGCCGGCGCCAGGAGTCGGCCGGGATCCAGCAGCCCGGCGACGCGGCGCCGGACGCGGACGTGCCCTTCGCTGTCGACACCCTGGTGGAGCACCCCGAATGGGGCCGCGGGACGGTCATGGGTTACGAGGACGGCATCATCACGGTGCTGTTCGACTCCGTGGGCTACAAGACCCTCTCGACCGGACTGGTCGAGGAGAAACAGCTGCTCGCCGCCGTGCCGCCCGCGGGCTGA
- the coaE gene encoding dephospho-CoA kinase, which translates to MLRVGLTGGIAAGKSAVAGRLAERGAVVVDADLLAREAVAPGSAGLDEIVSAFGPHVLGADGVLDRPALGALVFADASARERLNAIVHPRVRALAARLVDGAPADAVVVEDIPLLVETGQAARFHLVVVVDAPDGLRIDRMVGQRGMDPADARRRIAAQASRQDRLREADAVLINDRSLDDLLAATDALWDGRIIPFRDNLLAGTPAGEPTSPVAAGLAGTTGLARRVRAKLAALLPPGAVMETGNGAGAQQDGHEASAPELHGAGRATVPVTVRVTVAPDGDPEAVSAALRAAGFPRDPRTDRRPDPSLGGVAAVHRAADPGVDVTVVVTAPPAVD; encoded by the coding sequence ATGCTGCGCGTGGGACTGACAGGAGGCATCGCCGCGGGGAAGTCCGCCGTGGCCGGCCGCCTCGCCGAGCGGGGAGCGGTCGTCGTCGACGCGGATCTCCTCGCCCGCGAGGCCGTGGCGCCCGGCTCCGCCGGCCTCGACGAGATCGTGTCCGCCTTCGGGCCGCACGTCCTGGGGGCAGACGGTGTGCTGGACCGGCCGGCGCTCGGGGCACTGGTCTTCGCGGACGCCTCGGCGCGGGAACGCCTGAACGCGATCGTGCACCCGCGCGTGCGGGCCCTGGCCGCGCGGCTCGTCGACGGGGCGCCGGCGGACGCCGTCGTGGTCGAGGACATCCCCCTGCTCGTGGAGACCGGGCAGGCGGCGCGCTTCCATCTCGTGGTCGTCGTCGACGCGCCGGACGGGCTGCGCATCGACCGCATGGTCGGACAGCGGGGCATGGACCCGGCCGACGCGCGGCGGCGCATCGCGGCCCAGGCCTCACGCCAGGACCGGCTGCGGGAAGCGGACGCGGTCCTCATCAACGACCGGAGCCTCGACGACCTCCTGGCCGCGACCGACGCGCTCTGGGACGGGCGGATCATCCCGTTCCGGGACAACCTCCTGGCCGGCACGCCCGCCGGGGAGCCCACCAGCCCGGTCGCCGCAGGGCTTGCCGGGACCACCGGACTCGCCCGGCGCGTCCGGGCGAAGCTCGCCGCGCTGCTGCCGCCCGGCGCCGTGATGGAGACCGGGAACGGCGCCGGCGCACAGCAGGACGGGCACGAAGCGTCGGCGCCGGAGCTGCACGGCGCCGGGCGCGCGACGGTGCCTGTGACGGTGCGTGTGACGGTCGCCCCGGACGGTGATCCGGAGGCGGTGTCCGCAGCCCTGCGCGCTGCAGGATTCCCCCGTGATCCGCGCACGGACCGCCGTCCGGACCCGTCCCTCGGCGGGGTGGCGGCGGTGCACCGTGCGGCCGATCCGGGCGTCGATGTCACGGTGGTCGTGACCGCTCCTCCCGCGGTGGACTGA
- the uvrB gene encoding excinuclease ABC subunit UvrB — MSLAQDIKRVVAPFEVISEYQPAGDQPTAIKELAERINAGEKDVVLLGATGTGKSATTAWLIEQVQRPTLVMVQNKTLAAQLANEFRELLPNNAVEYFVSYYDYYQPEAYVPQTDTFIEKDSSINEEVERLRHSATNALLTRRDVIVVATVSCIYGLGTPEEYINKMVTLRRGDQMNRDELLRQFVGMQYTRNDMDFHRGTFRVRGDTVEIIPMYEEHALRIEFFGDEVENIYTLDPLTGNVIREEEEMYVFPASHYVAGPDRMTRAIKDIEDELQQRLAELESQNKLVEAQRLRMRVTYDLEMMQQMGFCNGIENYSRHIDGRDPASAPHCLLDYFPDDFLLVVDESHVTIPQIGAMYEGDSSRKRTLVDHGFRLPSAMDNRPLKWDEFLDRIGQTVYLSATPGKYELGKADGYVQQIIRPTGLVDPEVVVKPTKGQIDDLLGEIRKRTAVNERVLVTTLTKRMAEDLTGYLLEHGVKVEYLHSDVDTLRRVELLRELRMGTFDVLVGINLLREGLDLPEVSLVSILDADKEGFLRSTTSLIQTIGRAARNVSGEVHMYADRITDSMERAIDETNRRRAIQVAHNLEHGIDPTPLRKRIADITDTINREDADTRALLEEAAKGRKPKKGAGRHDGLASVPAEDLTDLIQQLTDQMHAAAAELQFELAGRLRDEVGDLKKELRQMQSAGHA; from the coding sequence ATGAGTCTTGCGCAGGATATCAAGCGTGTCGTGGCACCGTTCGAGGTCATCAGCGAGTACCAGCCGGCGGGTGACCAGCCCACCGCCATCAAGGAACTCGCCGAGCGGATCAACGCCGGCGAGAAGGACGTCGTCCTCCTCGGCGCCACCGGTACCGGCAAGAGCGCGACGACCGCCTGGCTCATCGAGCAGGTGCAGCGCCCCACCCTCGTCATGGTGCAGAACAAGACCCTCGCGGCGCAGCTCGCCAACGAGTTCCGCGAGCTGCTGCCGAACAACGCGGTCGAGTACTTCGTCTCGTACTACGACTACTACCAGCCCGAGGCCTACGTCCCGCAGACGGACACCTTCATCGAGAAGGACTCCTCCATCAACGAGGAGGTGGAGCGCCTGCGGCACTCCGCCACCAACGCTCTGCTCACCCGTCGCGACGTGATCGTCGTCGCCACGGTCTCCTGCATCTACGGTCTCGGCACGCCCGAGGAGTACATCAACAAGATGGTCACGCTGCGCCGCGGGGACCAGATGAACCGCGACGAGCTGCTGCGGCAGTTCGTCGGGATGCAGTACACGCGCAACGACATGGACTTCCACCGCGGCACCTTCCGCGTGCGCGGCGACACCGTCGAGATCATCCCGATGTACGAGGAGCACGCGCTGCGCATCGAGTTCTTCGGCGACGAGGTGGAGAACATCTACACGCTCGATCCGCTGACCGGGAACGTCATCCGCGAGGAGGAGGAGATGTACGTCTTCCCCGCGTCGCACTACGTCGCCGGACCCGACCGCATGACGCGGGCCATCAAGGACATCGAGGACGAGCTGCAGCAGCGGCTGGCGGAGCTCGAGTCGCAGAACAAGCTCGTCGAGGCGCAGCGCCTGCGGATGCGCGTCACCTACGACCTCGAGATGATGCAGCAGATGGGTTTCTGCAACGGCATCGAGAACTACTCGCGCCACATCGACGGGCGCGATCCCGCCTCCGCGCCGCACTGCCTGCTCGACTACTTCCCCGACGACTTCCTGCTCGTCGTCGACGAGTCCCACGTGACCATCCCGCAGATCGGCGCCATGTACGAGGGGGACTCCTCCCGCAAGCGCACCCTGGTGGACCACGGGTTCCGGCTCCCGTCCGCCATGGACAACCGCCCGCTGAAGTGGGACGAGTTCCTCGACCGCATCGGGCAGACGGTCTACCTGTCGGCGACACCCGGCAAGTACGAACTCGGCAAGGCGGACGGCTACGTGCAGCAGATCATCCGGCCCACGGGTCTCGTGGACCCCGAGGTGGTCGTCAAGCCCACCAAGGGGCAGATCGACGACCTGCTCGGCGAGATCCGGAAGCGCACCGCCGTCAACGAGCGCGTCCTCGTCACCACGCTGACCAAGCGGATGGCCGAGGACCTCACCGGGTACCTCCTCGAGCACGGGGTGAAGGTCGAGTACCTCCACTCCGACGTGGACACCCTGCGGCGCGTGGAACTGCTGCGCGAACTGCGCATGGGCACCTTCGACGTCCTGGTGGGCATCAACCTCCTCCGTGAGGGCCTCGACCTGCCCGAGGTGTCGCTCGTCAGCATCCTCGACGCCGACAAGGAGGGTTTCCTGCGCAGCACGACGTCCCTCATCCAGACCATCGGCCGCGCCGCCCGCAACGTCTCCGGCGAGGTGCACATGTACGCGGACCGGATCACCGACTCCATGGAGCGGGCTATCGACGAGACCAACCGGCGCCGGGCCATCCAGGTGGCGCACAACCTCGAGCACGGAATCGACCCCACGCCGCTGCGGAAGCGGATCGCGGACATCACCGACACGATCAACCGCGAGGACGCCGACACCCGGGCGCTCCTCGAGGAGGCCGCCAAGGGGCGGAAGCCGAAGAAGGGCGCCGGGCGGCACGACGGTCTCGCATCGGTACCCGCCGAGGACCTCACGGACCTCATCCAGCAGCTGACCGACCAGATGCACGCCGCCGCGGCGGAACTGCAGTTCGAGCTTGCCGGACGCCTGCGCGACGAGGTCGGCGATCTCAAGAAGGAACTCCGGCAGATGCAGTCCGCCGGCCACGCCTGA
- a CDS encoding TerC family protein, with protein MPALPLAFEIGTFVVLGIILLFDLLLVVKRPHEPSMKEAGLWVTFYVGLALVFAALMFFFTGAEYGSQFIAGWITEYSLSIDNLFVFIIIMARFSVPRKYQQEVLMVGIIIALILRGIFIALGAAVIENFSWIFYIFGAFLLYTAYKQATDSGEDEEDAGDNKLIAKLRSVLPMSESYDGNKVRTVVDGKKVFTPMLIVFVTIGLTDLLFAVDSIPAIFGLTQSAFIVFTANIFALMGLRQLYFLLGGLMTRLIYLKHALSVILAFIGIKLVLHAMHVNELPFINGGEHIEWAPEIPTFVSLAVIVATIVIAVIASLIRSRADEKAAVRSASTSTSSPAVDDGLDEAADDAGAKEPRR; from the coding sequence ATGCCCGCTCTGCCCCTGGCATTCGAGATCGGCACGTTCGTCGTGCTCGGGATCATCCTGCTGTTCGACCTGCTCCTCGTCGTCAAGCGCCCCCACGAGCCGTCGATGAAGGAGGCGGGACTCTGGGTCACCTTCTACGTGGGTCTCGCGCTCGTGTTCGCGGCCCTCATGTTCTTCTTCACGGGCGCCGAGTACGGCAGTCAGTTCATCGCCGGCTGGATCACCGAGTACAGCCTGAGCATCGACAACCTGTTCGTCTTCATCATCATCATGGCGCGGTTCTCGGTGCCCCGGAAGTACCAGCAGGAAGTGCTGATGGTGGGCATCATCATCGCGCTGATCCTGCGCGGCATCTTCATCGCCCTGGGCGCGGCCGTCATCGAGAACTTCAGCTGGATCTTCTACATCTTCGGCGCCTTCCTCCTCTACACCGCCTACAAGCAGGCAACGGACTCCGGCGAGGACGAGGAGGACGCGGGCGACAACAAGCTCATCGCGAAGCTCCGGTCCGTCCTGCCGATGTCCGAGTCCTACGATGGCAACAAGGTGCGCACCGTCGTCGACGGCAAGAAGGTGTTCACCCCCATGCTCATCGTCTTCGTGACGATCGGCCTGACCGACCTCCTCTTCGCCGTCGATTCCATCCCGGCCATCTTCGGCCTGACGCAGAGTGCGTTCATCGTGTTCACCGCGAACATCTTCGCCCTCATGGGCCTGCGCCAGCTCTACTTCCTCCTGGGTGGCCTGATGACGCGCCTGATCTACCTGAAGCACGCGCTCTCGGTGATCCTCGCCTTCATCGGCATCAAGCTCGTCCTCCACGCGATGCACGTCAACGAGCTGCCCTTCATCAACGGTGGGGAGCACATCGAGTGGGCCCCCGAGATCCCCACCTTCGTGTCCCTCGCCGTGATCGTCGCGACGATCGTCATCGCGGTCATCGCCAGCCTGATCCGTTCACGGGCCGACGAGAAGGCCGCCGTCCGTTCAGCCTCGACGTCCACGTCGTCGCCTGCCGTGGACGACGGACTGGACGAGGCCGCGGACGACGCCGGCGCGAAGGAACCGCGCCGCTAG
- a CDS encoding alpha/beta fold hydrolase → MRGLRATGHTFRVPLDHGDPASPRLDVFAREYSSLEHSDEDAARLPWLLFLQGGPGGRGVRTTQLSGWMKAAAREFRILMLDQRGTGLSTPADAATLAALPSPQARAEYLTHFRADSIVADAELIRHRLGSGPWTVFGQSYGGFCTLTYLSNAPEGIERALLTGGLAPLAGRADEVYRATFARVEERNREYFSWYPEDRDLVTRIARHLEAVEEHLPSGERLTVRRFQMVGSFLGGNTRVHGLHYLLEDAFTATPDGPRLSAGFLEQVQGVVSRASHPLYALLHESIYCQGSASDWAARRVLEEYPQFRDDAAEILFTGEMVYPWYFEEDPALRPLREVADLLAVKEDWGRLYDRNVLATNTVPAAAAVYRHDIYVDRDLSLATAGAVRRLEVWETDEFHHDGIADDGEAIFERLLGMTRS, encoded by the coding sequence ATGCGCGGGCTGCGCGCCACCGGCCACACCTTCCGCGTACCGCTCGACCACGGGGACCCGGCGTCCCCCCGCCTCGACGTGTTCGCCCGGGAGTACTCGTCGCTCGAGCACAGCGACGAGGACGCCGCCCGCCTGCCGTGGCTCCTGTTCCTGCAGGGCGGGCCCGGTGGCCGGGGTGTCCGCACCACCCAGCTCTCGGGCTGGATGAAGGCCGCCGCGAGGGAGTTCCGCATCCTCATGCTCGACCAGCGGGGCACGGGACTCTCCACGCCCGCCGACGCCGCGACACTCGCGGCGCTACCGTCGCCGCAGGCCCGCGCCGAGTACCTCACCCACTTCCGCGCGGACTCGATCGTCGCGGATGCCGAGCTGATCCGCCACCGCCTCGGCAGCGGACCGTGGACGGTCTTCGGGCAGAGCTACGGCGGCTTCTGCACCCTCACCTACCTCTCGAACGCCCCGGAGGGGATCGAGCGCGCGCTCCTCACCGGCGGCCTCGCGCCCCTCGCCGGCCGGGCCGACGAGGTGTACCGGGCCACGTTCGCCCGGGTCGAGGAACGCAACCGGGAGTACTTCTCGTGGTACCCCGAGGACCGCGACCTGGTCACGCGGATCGCCCGCCACCTCGAGGCCGTCGAGGAGCACCTCCCCAGCGGTGAACGCCTGACGGTGCGGCGCTTCCAGATGGTCGGCTCCTTCCTCGGCGGGAACACGCGGGTGCACGGGCTGCACTACCTCCTGGAGGACGCGTTCACCGCCACACCGGACGGTCCCCGCCTGTCGGCCGGGTTCCTCGAGCAGGTCCAGGGCGTCGTCAGCCGTGCGTCGCACCCGCTGTACGCGCTACTGCACGAGTCCATCTACTGCCAGGGCTCCGCCTCCGACTGGGCGGCGCGGCGCGTGCTCGAGGAGTACCCGCAGTTCCGCGACGACGCAGCCGAGATCCTGTTCACCGGCGAGATGGTCTACCCCTGGTACTTCGAGGAGGACCCCGCGCTCCGCCCGCTGCGGGAGGTCGCGGACCTGCTCGCGGTGAAGGAGGACTGGGGCCGCCTGTACGACCGGAACGTCCTCGCGACGAACACCGTCCCCGCCGCGGCTGCGGTCTACCGGCACGACATCTATGTGGACAGGGACCTCTCCCTCGCGACGGCAGGTGCTGTCCGGCGGCTCGAGGTGTGGGAGACGGACGAGTTCCACCACGACGGCATCGCCGACGACGGCGAGGCCATCTTCGAGCGGCTGCTCGGGATGACGCGTTCCTGA
- a CDS encoding GNAT family N-acetyltransferase has protein sequence MSIREARPADVPVILQLIHDLALYEKEPDAVKNTVGSLEDALFGDRPTIFAHVAEAEGQVQGFALWFLNYSTWEGVNGIYLEDLYVRPEARGAGHGKALLANLARIAAERGYARVEWSVLDWNEPSIRFYQQLGARPQTGWSTFRLTGSALAEAAAL, from the coding sequence ATGTCGATTCGCGAAGCACGGCCGGCGGACGTCCCGGTCATCCTCCAGCTCATCCACGATCTCGCCCTCTACGAGAAGGAACCGGACGCCGTGAAGAACACCGTCGGGTCCCTCGAGGACGCCCTGTTCGGTGACCGCCCCACGATCTTCGCCCACGTCGCCGAGGCCGAGGGGCAGGTCCAGGGCTTCGCGCTCTGGTTCCTCAACTACTCCACCTGGGAGGGCGTCAACGGCATCTACCTCGAGGACCTGTACGTGCGCCCCGAGGCGCGTGGGGCGGGGCACGGGAAGGCGCTGCTCGCCAACCTCGCGAGGATCGCCGCCGAGCGCGGGTACGCGCGCGTGGAGTGGTCGGTGCTCGACTGGAACGAACCGTCCATCCGGTTCTACCAGCAGCTCGGGGCCCGCCCCCAGACCGGGTGGAGCACCTTCCGGCTCACGGGCAGCGCCCTCGCCGAGGCGGCCGCGCTGTGA